Proteins encoded by one window of Leishmania mexicana MHOM/GT/2001/U1103 complete genome, chromosome 23:
- a CDS encoding alcohol dehydrogenase, zinc-containing-like protein, whose product MMRAVTLKGLGGIDTMSISEVPKAVAKKGTDVLIKVMAAGVNRAGVSQRRDNYAPPDGANELLGLEVAGIVEQVGSDAVGRVKEGDRVMALLPGGGYADYAVAHMGCVMAMPQGYSFTEAAAIPEAFIRAWQILHRHGKVKRGQKVLIHAGASDIGSASAQITEKYFQATAITTSSEEKLDVCKAHASVTLSRTPDELGLAFAPKLKRLFGEESVNVIVDPVFGGTYLSENAQVLAPNGHLIVIAFMGGALVHMNALPLFREMAQITFSKLHCRSDQYKADLVASFEREIVPYMSERIISTIVDRTFPLEEVANAHKFLAEKHGHGKVVLTVCEAPKLIM is encoded by the coding sequence ATGATGCGTGCAGTAACGTTGAAGGGCCTCGGCGGCATTGACACGATGTCCATCAGCGAGGTTCCCAAGGCGGTTGCGAAGAAGGGAACAGATGTACTTATTAAGGTCATGGCAGCTGGCGTGAATCGCGCAGGTgtgtcgcagcggcgcgatAACTATGCGCCACCAGACGGTGCAAACGAGCTTTTAGGACTGGAGGTGGCGGGTATCGTAGAGCAGGTAGGCTCGGACGCCGTAGGTAGGGTCAAGGAGGGCGACCGGGTCATGGCACTGCTGCCCGGCGGTGGCTATGCAGACTACGCCGTAGCGCACATGGGCTGTGTGATGGCGATGCCGCAGGGCTACAGCTTCACTGAGGCCGCCGCCATTCCAGAGGCGTTCATCAGGGCGTGGCAGATTCTTCATCGCCATGGAAAGGTGAAGCGGGGGCAAAAGGTGCTGATTCATGCCGGTGCCAGCGACATCGGCAGTGCGTCGGCACAGATCACGGAGAAGTACTTCCAAGCAACCGCCATCACGACCTCGTCCGAGGAGAAGCTGGATGTGTGCAAGGCGCACGCAAGCGTGACGCTGAGCCGCACGCCCGACGAGCTTGGCTTGGCCTTTGCGCCGAAGCTGAAGCGCCTCTTCGGCGAGGAGAGTGTGAACGTGATTGTCGATCCAGTGTTTGGCGGAACGTACCTCAGTGAGAATGCCCAAGTACTCGCGCCCAATGGTCACCTCATCGTCATTGCCTTCATGGGCGGGGCGCTCGTGCACATGAACGCCCTGCCGCTATTTCGGGAGATGGCGCAGATCACCTTCTCCAAGCTACACTGCCGCAGTGACCAGTACAAGGCCGACCTCGTCGCCTCCTTCGAGCGCGAGATTGTGCCCTACATGAGTGAGCGCATCATCTCCACGATTGTAGACCGCACCTTCCcactggaggaggtggccaACGCGCACAAGTTTCTCGCGGAGAAACACGGCCACGGCAAGGTGGTGCTGACTGTTTGCGAGGCACCAAAGCTGATCATGTAG
- a CDS encoding Na/H antiporter-like protein, with protein MTHMATSLEGASSARGTGKAACRNAVSFERMSLVILFVTMLIFLGGTFFMTHKRRIPLPYTVVLFLYGIVVGVVARWLYPEVAEALGSIPPELLFYIFLPVLIFEGSYAMNIHALRRVFPQVALLATVGVLINTALLAVPVKLLFHTWSWYTALLLGSLLSATDPVAVVALLKELGVDKCMTAMVDGEAVMNDGTAIILFTLLLPAAHVGFVDMSPGMIVVRCIWLGLLPIALGPLFGFLQSFWLRRTSDGLTKACITVSVTYVSYYVAAEMLGTSGVLTLFFQGIFLSYYCPSLFPGREGNIISSAWEFLVHLGNTVLFSLVGVILVADVLPTVRLLDIFVLVALYIAMMLSRLLMLEVLSPVLNMFSYKFDQKRIALMVHAGLRGGVAATLAIAVMQEGLKEGIDILKVTSGIVLLTLLVNASTSATVVERLGFKTKAEHRIVTMEYAIERMRSAQEHALEGLKRDIKYRNASWMQVEKFVRHYIRNPFRDTAVEPEEDEEKMVNRMLMSAFKTALWLQRDKEVITETVVVQMGTSLAKLIERGELLDVQQMYWYHRRRGGSNGEEERPIAAQVSPPQGRSHSPNMSTPSIHYATQQPQQLSTTQPWRMRPHTDVTVEGEAAAVSESLEEMQNRPSCTPSVTGASQPAGGSSVRASGSDEHAGLAVDVTSLPSHYLGGDAADEGEKAETNRMVNNLMRRLLPAWVVLVERFICRPGYFAAAHRRAQENAFVALLAVVKCLTAISPLKFKFIRSEAQARRVERWVTTQITAANRAIRFFYIHFPEATNNVASSRAVVSVANALEETVHNLNAEHGFGTRATEVLEEMVACMRSRKPSTWENNASQNESNLVLRAVAATPLGKGLRSLEIKAISSMGLVRKFREGDIITLPDNAFLVVVFGSLRAVYGQWTTLTEHEQMESFGDTVGLEALLLPQEFRVDQQRRWRVISTDSTALIISFNSIKPFLTERSLRAVKALWRAAAAEVLMPFLSRIVTVPENEARTKREHLMELIMAGTPLIGPRDCDLASCETNFHLYFYLRGCDKSGLFNCHTPPCYLSIFYVHQLRWVDPDAVLYAVPMRVGDRGYVPWPTTATTAGASGEDEREDESSLEEAEELEGVEASARRTSPSLWTAAGRSSAAVCPSVSLQPSLPATRPQCGAAVDELLPVSAQCASAWGGEVGRNHHNDAPDSMEPNLVHSSMAHGDRGGGAGAFFTRNMESDGVTPPALFGENSLATHADATSIINSVLLGCAPEDPDELGRNASIGAFGDLLDNFASPTSTHTGCDLFLRSPSMSERLGQNSTSRFIRDTDISIFYSLEGFATQVPFVNQMFVHYASSMEHLCIATLRYLRFPTDPFHARHAQSTGEQTVEFLLNFCVELSMLKRTCRIVSKWQSEDTEALHPFHVSNDTDSAFQARVCGWTRRHRLNGKFHLRTMVTEMNRYANRRFPDYVSVLRRMVELEPGLKETETAEGMNSLCRRILKSSKSTVVEIESLEDAL; from the coding sequence ATGACGCACATGGCCACGTCACTCGAAGGTGCCTCGAGTGCGAGGGGCACAGGGAAGGCCGCATGCCGCAACGCCGTGTCGTTCGAGCGCATGTCCCTCGTCATCCTGTTCGTTACGATGCTTATCTTTCTCGGCGGCACCTTCTTCATGACGCACAAGCGCCGCATTCCACTGCCGTACACGGTGGTGCTGTTCCTGTACGGAATCGTGGTGGGCGTGGTGGCTCGCTGGCTGTACCCTGAAGTCGCGGAGGCTCTTGGATCAATCCCGCCTGAGCTGCTCTTCTACATTTTTCTGCCAGTGCTCATATTTGAGGGCAGCTATGCCATGAACATACATGCTCTGCGCCGCGTCTTTCcacaggtggcgctgcttgcCACAGTCGGCGTCCTCATCAACACGGCACTTCTGGCGGTACCGGTGAAGTTGCTTTTCCATACTTGGTCGTGGTACACGGCACTGCTGCTAGGCTCGCTGCTTTCTGCCACGGACCCTGTCGCGGTtgtcgcgctgctgaaggagctgggAGTGGACAAGTGCATGACGGCTATGGTGGACGGCGAGGCTGTCATGAACGATGGCACGGCGATCATCCTCTTCACTCTTCTTCTCCCTGCTGCGCACGTCGGCTTCGTGGACATGTCGCCTGGGATGATCGTTGTACGGTGCATCTGGCTGGGGTTGCTGCCCATCGCACTCGGGCCGCTCTTCGGCTTCCTCCAGTCCTTCTGGTTGCGTCGCACCAGTGACGGCCTCACGAAGGCGTGCATCACCGTGTCTGTAACGTACGTGTCGTACTACGTCGCCGCGGAGATGCTGGGTACGAGTGGCGTTCTGACGCTATTCTTCCAGGGCATCTTTCTGAGCTACTACTGCCCCTCGCTCTTCCCTGGACGCGAGGGCAACATCATCTCCTCCGCGTGGGAGTTCCTGGTCCACCTCGGGAACACggtgctcttctctctcgtcggCGTCATCCTGGTCGCGGATGTGCTGCCCACTGTGAGGCTCTTGGACATCTTTGTTCTCGTCGCGCTGTACATCGCCATGATGCTGTCGCGCCTTCTGATGCTGGAGGTGCTCTCGCCGGTGCTGAACATGTTCTCCTACAAGTTTGATCAGAAGCGGATCGCGCTCATGGTGCACGCCGgactgcgcggcggcgtcgctgcgacGCTGGCGATCGCTGTGATGCAGGAGGGCCTCAAGGAGGGCATCGACATCTTAAAGGTCACGTCCGGGATTGTCCTGCTGACGTTACTGGTAAACGCGTCCACGTCGGCCACCGTTGTGGAGCGGCTCGGCTTCAAGACGAAGGCGGAACATCGGATTGTAACGATGGAATACGCGATAGAGcgcatgcgcagcgcgcagGAGCACGCGCTGGAGGGCTTGAAGCGCGACATCAAGTACCGCAATGCAAGCTGGATGCAGGTGGAGAAGTTCGTGCGGCACTACATCCGCAACCCGTTCCGCGACACGGCTGTGGAGccagaggaggacgaggagaagaTGGTGAACCGAATGCTGATGTCGGCCTTCAAGACGGCGCTGTGGCTGCAGCGGGACAAGGAGGTGATCACCGAGACGGTCGTTGTGCAAATGGGCACGTCCCTCGCCAAACTCATCGAGAGAGGTGAGCTACTGGATGTGCAGCAGATGTACTGGtatcaccgtcgccgcggcggtagCAAtggtgaggaggagcggccAATCGCGGCCCAGGTCTCGCCCCCGCAGGGGCGGAGCCACTCGCCCAACATGTCGACCCCCAGCATCCACTACGCGACACAGCAACCCCAGCAGCTCAGCACAACGCAGCCGTGGCGCATGCGGCCTCACACCGACGTCACCGTTGAGGGCGAAGCCGCGGCCGTGTCAGAGAGTCTAGAGGAAATGCAGAACCGCCCCTCGTGCACCCCAAGCGTGACAGGGGCGAGCCAGCCCGCGGGTGGGTCTAGCGTCAGGGCTAGTGGTAGCGACGAACACGCTGGCTTAGCGGTTGATGTGACGAGCCTGCCATCGCACTAtctcggcggcgacgcggctgATGAGggcgagaaggcggagaCAAATCGGATGGTTAACAACCTCATGCGTCGCCTGCTGCCTGCCTGGGTGGTGCTCGTCGAGCGCTTCATCTGCAGGCCAGGCTacttcgcggcggcgcaccgtcgTGCGCAGGAGAACGCGTTCGTCGCGCTGCTCGCTGTCGTCAAGTGTCTGACTGCCATCTCGCCGCTCAAGTTTAAGTTCATCAGgtcggaggcgcaggcgcggcggGTGGAGCGGTGGGTGACGACGCAGATTACCGCGGCCAATCGCGCCATTCGCTTCTTCTACATCCACTTCCCGGAGGCTACGAACAACGTCgcaagcagccgcgccgtcgtctcGGTCGCCAACGCACTGGAGGAGACGGTGCACAATCTAAACGCCGAGCACGGCTTTGGGACGCGGGCgacggaggtgctggaggaaATGGTGGCGTGCATGCGCTCTCGCAAGCCGTCGACGTGGGAGAACAATGCGTCGCAGAACGAGAGCAATCTtgtgctgcgcgccgtcgcggcaACCCCACTCGGCAAGGGGCTGCGCAGTTTGGAGATCAAGGCAATCAGCTCCATGGGTCTCGTCCGCAAGTTCCGCGAGGGTGACATCATCACACTGCCCGACAACGCATTCCTAGTCGTCGTCTTTGGGAGCCTGCGCGCCGTCTATGGGCAGTGGACTACGCTCACCGAGCATGAGCAGATGGAAAGCTTCGGTGATACGGTCGGCCTCGAAGCCCTCCTGTTGCCCCAGGAGTTTCGAGTggaccagcagcggcgctggcgcgtcATCTCGACCGACTCTACAGCGCTGATCATTTCGTTTAACAGCATCAAGCCGTTCCTGACAGAACGCTCCTTGCGCGCGGTCAAGGCGCTCTggcgtgcggcagcggcggaggtgctgaTGCCCTTCTTATCTCGTATCGTGACAGTTCCGGAGAACGAGGCGCGCACCAAACGGGAGCACTTGATGGAGCTCATCATGGCTGGCACCCCCCTCATCGGCCCTCGCGACTGCGATCTGGCGAGCTGTGAAACGAACTTCCACTTGTACTTCTACCTCCGCGGGTGTGACAAGTCGGGGCTGTTCAACTGCCACACACCCCCGTGCTACCTCTCCATCTTCTACGTACATCAGCTGCGCTGGGTCGACCCTGACGCGGTGCTCTACGCGGTCCCCATGCGGGTTGGAGATCGCGGCTACGTGCCGTGGCCCACGACTGCCACGACAGCTGGCGCATCCGGTGAGGATGAGCGGGAAGACGAAAGTAGCCTCGAGGAGGCAGAAGAGCtcgagggcgtggaggccTCCGCCCGGCGCACTTCACCATCCCTGTGGACTGCCGCAGGCCGGTCATCGGCTGCCGTCTGTCCGTCGGTGTCTCTGCAGCCGTCGCTGCCTGCAACGAGGCCGCAGTGCGGCGCGGCAGTCGACGAGCTGTTGCCCGTTAGTGCGCAGTGCGCGAGTGCGTGGGGCGGCGAGGTGGGGCGAAATCATCACAACGACGCACCCGACTCTATGGAACCGAACTTGGTGCACTCCTCGATGGCCCAcggcgaccgcggcggcggggcagGGGCGTTCTTCACGAGGAACATGGAGAGCGATGGCGTGACACCGCCGGCGCTCTTCGGCGAGAACAGCCTCGCCACACACGCCGATGCGACGAGCATTATCAACAGCGTGCTGCTCGGCTGCGCTCCCGAGGACCCCGATGAGCTGGGCCGGAACGCATCGATCGGCGCCTTCGGTGACTTGCTGGACAATTTCGCCTCCCCGACGTCTACCCACACCGGCTGCGACTTGTTTCTACGGTCGCCGTCGATGTCGGAGCGTCTGGGCCAGAATTCTACCTCGCGCTTCATCCGCGACACGGACATCAGTATCTTCTATTCGCTCGAGGGCTTTGCGACGCAGGTTCCATTTGTGAACCAGATGTTCGTCCACTACGCTTCCTCCATGGAGCACCTTTGCATCGCCACGCTGCGCTATCTGCGGTTCCCCACCGACCCTTTTCACGCGCGCCATGCTCAGTCCACAGGTGAGCAGACGGTGGAGTTCTTGCTGAACTTCTGCGTGGAGCTGTCGATGCTGAAGCGAACGTGCCGCATCGTGAGCAAGTGGCAGAGTGAGGACACCGAAGCCCTGCACCCGTTTCACGTGAGCAACGACACGGACTCGGCGTTTCAGGCGCGCGTTTGCGGGTGGACTCGTCGTCACCGCCTGAACGGCAAGTTTCACCTGAGGACGATGGTGACGGAGATGAACCGATACGCGAACCGGCGCTTCCCCGACTACGTGTCGGTGCTGCGACGGATGGTGGAGCTGGAGCCGGGGCTGAAAGAGACGGAGACGGCTGAGGGCATGAACTCCCTGTGCCGCCGTATTTTAAAGAGCAGCAAGAGTACTGTGGTAGAGATAGAGAGCCTCGAGGATGCCCTTTAG
- a CDS encoding beta-fructosidase-like protein — protein MQQRAPAYAPRDTHAERLAAADREAAARWDSSTNRTWYPDYHIAPYTGWMNDPAGLVHFRDLYHAFYQYHPYSAEWGSMHWGHLTSEDLVHWQHEKTALAPGDACDRDGCFSGTTVVHEDRMYVFYTGHFVLEAATPRNPDAIFEQQCVAVSSDGVNFEKLGAVVRPPPGYVHFRDPKVWQQDGRWWMVCGARDATRDLGQLLLFTTEDLLRWDDTNWQVLGMTEDKNVFMWECPDLFSVGSREDMKLLLFCPQGKKASEYNYRNRFQNGYTVGQWMPDGPWTVQREFRELDCGHDFYAAQTFLAADGQRRLLMAWCNMWESPMPTRGHGWSGCLTLPRELSYNEATGQLRMLPARELVGLRAPEMITLPNVVNESXL, from the coding sequence ATGCAACAGCGCGCACCGGCCTACGCTCCGCGCGACACCCATGCCGAGCGGCTCGCGGCTGCGGACCGggaggctgctgctcgaTGGGACTCCTCGACGAACCGGACATGGTACCCGGACTACCACATTGCACCATACACGGGGTGGATGAACGACCCGGCCGGGCTGGTGCACTTTCGCGATCTCTACCACGCTTTTTACCAGTACCACCCGTACAGTGCCGAGTGGGGTTCAATGCACTGGGGCCACCTGACGAGCGAGGACTTGGTGCACTGGCAGCACGAAAAGACGGCGCTGGCACCTGGCGACGCGTGTGATCGCGATGGCTGCTTCTCTGGCACCACCGTCGTGCACGAAGACAGGATGTACGTCTTCTACACAGGCCACTTCGTGCTTgaagcggcgacgccacGGAACCCGGACGCCATCTTTGAGCAGCAGTGCGTCGCCgtgagcagcgacggcgtgaACTTTGAGAAGCTCGGTGCCGTCGTGCGCCCGCCACCAGGGTACGTGCACTTCCGCGACCCGAAGGTGTGGCAGCAGGAcgggcggtggtggatggTGTGCGGTGCCCGTGACGCGACGAGGGACCTtggccagctgctgctcttcaccACAGAAGACCTGCTTAGGTGGGATGACACGAACTGGCAGGTGCTGGGGATGACGGAGGACAAGAACGTGTTCATGTGGGAGTGCCCCGACCTCTTTTCGGTCGGCAGTCGTGAGGACATGAAGCTGCTACTTTTCTGCCCTCAAGGTAAGAAGGCCAGCGAGTACAACTACCGCAATCGCTTCCAGAATGGGTATACCGTCGGGCAGTGGATGCCTGACGGTCCGTGGACGGTGCAGCGGGAGTTCCGTGAGCTTGATTGCGGCCATGACTTCTACGCAGCACAGACGTtcctcgccgccgatggCCAGAGGCGGCTGCTGATGGCGTGGTGCAACATGTGGGAGAGCCCCATGCCGACGCGCGGGCAcggctggagcggctgcctgacgctgccgcgggAATTAAGCTATAACGAGGCAACAGGACAGCTTCGAATGCTGCCGGCGCGTGAGCTGGTCGGCCTCCGTGCGCCCGAGATGATCACTCTGCCTAACGTCGTCAACGAATCAAGNCT